The Aedes aegypti strain LVP_AGWG chromosome 3, AaegL5.0 Primary Assembly, whole genome shotgun sequence genome contains a region encoding:
- the LOC110677865 gene encoding histone H2A, whose product MSGRGKGGKVKGKAKSRSNRAGLQFPVGRIHRLLRKGNYAERVGAGAPVYLAAVMEYLAAEVLELAGNAARDNKKTRIIPRHLQLAIRNDEELNKLLSGVTIAQGGVLPNIQAVLLPKKTEKKA is encoded by the coding sequence ATGTCTGGCCGCGGCAAAGGAGGCAAAGTTAAGGGAAAGGCAAAGTCCCGTTCCAACCGCGCTGGATTGCAGTTCCCAGTCGGTCGTATTCACCGTCTGCTCCGGAAGGGCAACTATGCCGAGCGTGTCGGTGCCGGCGCTCCAGTCTACTTGGCTGCCGTTATGGAATATCTGGCCGCTGAAGTGCTCGAATTGGCAGGAAACGCTGCCCGTGACAACAAGAAGACCAGAATCATTCCCCGTCATCTGCAGTTGGCCATCCGCAACGACGAAGAATTGAACAAGCTGCTGTCCGGTGTTACCATCGCCCAAGGTGGTGTTCTGCCCAACATTCAGGCTGTCTTGCTGCCGAAGAAAACCGAAAAGAAGGCATAA